The Candidatus Poribacteria bacterium genome includes the window CTTGGAAGGAGTTTCGTTTGGAGCCTTATTTCTCTTTATCTCCTCTGAGCTATTGAAAGGGGGGGATAAAACTGGGGGCAGATCAGATTCACGCGACGGCTTGACATATCGCCTTCTTATAGGTTAAATTTTCCCTGGGGTTTTCCTCTATCAAAAATCGAGTAGGAGGTTAATCATGAAGGTCAAGATCGACGCCGATCTGTGTATAGGTTGTGGGCTGTGCTCTGAAACCTGTCCCGACGTCTTCGAACTGGATGAGGACGAGGGCGTCGCCAAGGTCAAGGTCGAAGAGGTTCCTGACGAGGCGAAGGAGTGCGTTCAGCAGGCCGCCGAGGACTGCCCAGCCGACGCCATAGAGGTTGAGGAGTAGTGATTCGAAATCTCTCGGGGGATGGGTTTAAACCCGCCCCCGTTCTGTTTGCCCTGATGTTCTTGTTTTCCTTCGCTTCGCTTTCCTTTTCCACCCCGAGAGGCGTGGAATTCTCCCTCGATCCGCTCGACGCTAAAGTTATAGATCACCTCGCCGCCCTTGGGATGCTAAGGGATATCCATATCAACACCAGGCCGATCGATATATGTGAACTCGCCCTCTCAAAGGGAATCACCAGATCCGAGTTGTCTGAGAGGTTTTCTCCGTTGAGCCGGAGGACAGGAATGGATCTGATCCTGTCCGGGGACGATAGGTGGGCCGAGGGGGAAGGGGGAATTACCCTGAGGAGAGTCGATAATGCCTTTATCCTTCACGACAGATTGATCGTCTCGAGGGACGAGAGGTATCCGAAGCTGGGTAAGACGGCCTCATCCAGGATGAGAGGATGGAAATGGGATTATACGGCGGATTTCAACGAGGCATACGCCAAGATTTACCTCAAACGGTTTATACTCAGTGTAGGCAGACACGGGATATACTGGAGTCCGGCCAGGTTCGGCGCCCTCTGTATATCGGATAGCTCTCCGCCGTTTGATATGTTCATGATCTCTATCTACGGCGGAAGGCTTTCCGCCTATGCTTTCTCCGCCGTGCTCGATAAGATGTGGAATGACCAGCATGGCAGATACCTCGCCCGTAGGTTCCTCTCAGGTCATAGATTAGACTGGATCGTGTGGGACGGATTGGAAATCGGACTTACGGAGGTCGTTCTCTATGGCGGTGATCTCAGATCGATCGATCCTGGATACCTCAATCCCTTGATCCCCTATTACGCGACACAGTATAATTCTGACTATGACGATAACACGCTTGTGAGCGCGGATTTCTCATGGGTTCTTTCGCCCGGGGTGATGGCATACGGTGAGCTTCTGATAGATGACCTGCAGTATAAGGGCGAGGGGCCTAACGCATGGGGAGGAACGTTGGGGATGCATCTAGCAGGTCGGACCGATCTGATAGTGGAGTATACCAGGCTGAGCCGATGGGCATACACCCATAGGATCACTGAATGTCAATACATTCACTATGGCTCCCCCATCGGCTATCCCCTGGGGCCGGACGGTGATCTGATCACCATCGAATGGTCCAAGTTCCTCACGCCGGATCTATGGGCCGGAATTAGGGTGAGCCACAGGCGAAAAGGCGCTGCCACCATCGAGGACAGATATAAGGGCGAGAGGGTAAAAGGGTTTCCGTCAGGGGTTGTCGAAAGGGATATCGATGCTGAATTGCAGGTCATATATAGGCCCTTGAGGGGGCTCTGGGGGGAGATATCCGTAAGGGGGGAAAGCGTCCGGAACAAATCGCATCGACCGGGGATTTCAGGAAGGGATTTCAGGGTTAACCTGAAACTGGGATATATTCTATCCATGGGAGGCTGAAGGATGAGGAAACATCGACTTTTCACGCCAGGGCCGACGCCGGTGCCAACCGATTCGCTTCTCGCCATGGCACATCCGATAGATCATCACCGGCTGGATGAGGCGGTCGAAACGATCAAGGAGATCTCGGAGAACCTGAAGCTTGTGTTTCAGACCGAAAACGACGTGATGATACTGACTTCCTCCGGCACGGGAGGATTGGAGGCGAGCGTCGTCAATCTGCTCTCTCCCGGCGATAGGGCCATCGTCATCCGAGGTGGCAAGTTCGGCGAAAGATGGGGTGAGATCTGCCAGGCCTACAACGTCCAGATCGTTCCGATAGATCTCGAATGGGGGAAGGCCGTCGATCCGTCCGATGTGGAAAGATCCCTGATGGAACATAGCGATGTCAAAGCGGTCTTCGCTACGCTGTGTGAAACCTCAACAGGG containing:
- a CDS encoding ferredoxin, whose amino-acid sequence is MKVKIDADLCIGCGLCSETCPDVFELDEDEGVAKVKVEEVPDEAKECVQQAAEDCPADAIEVEE